The Styela clava chromosome 2, kaStyClav1.hap1.2, whole genome shotgun sequence genome contains a region encoding:
- the LOC120335549 gene encoding monoglyceride lipase-like translates to MSSGDAIESSGVVNGTAASGGDDKKDMIYPKTFSGVSFGEVNHFVNADGNYLFCRYWKPEKEIKALVFHVHGYAEHCGRSKELANKLMEIGVLSFAHDHYAHGESQGLRCHVMDYTILSRDIWQHIDLIRPGYPDLPIFLYGHSMGGGLSVLTAHERPNYFRGVLLSAPYITPSPDTATPFKLFLARVIIRVAPKLRIGKLKLEFLSRDQKQIDNYVNDPLNDNDGMRAGFAMQFLAMSDKLKEILPSLDIPIFAAHSEADGLCDIGGTKLLMEVCNSKDKTFKIYKDCMHMLEHETPEFVEEYFAEVLKWIKERI, encoded by the exons ATGAGTTCTGGGGATGCAATTGAGTCTTCTGGCGTTGTTAATG GCACTGCAGCATCAGGTGGAGATGATAAGAAGGATATGATATATCCAAAAACATTTTCTGGCGTGTCGTTTGGCGAGGTGAATCATTTTGTGAATGCAGATGGTAATTATTTGTTTTGCAGATATTGGAAACCAGAAAAGGAAATCAA AGCCTTAGTGTTTCATGTTCATGGTTATGCAGAGCATTGTGGACGATCAAAGGAATTGGCAAATAAATTGATGGAAATAGGAGTTTTATCATTTGCGCATGATCATT ATGCTCATGGAGAAAGCCAAGGTCTACGTTGTCATGTGATGGACTACACAATTCTAAGCAGAGATATATGGCAGCACATTGATTTGATTCGACCAGGATACCCCGATCTCcctatatttttatatggacATTCAATG GGAGGTGGATTATCGGTACTAACGGCTCATGAGCGACCAAACTATTTTCGTGGTGTTCTGTTGTCTGCACCTTACATTACTCCTAGTCCAGATACCGCTACTCCCTTCAAG TTGTTTCTGGCAAGAGTTATAATCAGAGTCGCACCAAAACTGAGAATTGGGAAGCTTAAGCTAGAATTTTTATCAAGAGATCAAAAACAG ATAGACAATTATGTGAATGATCCTCTGAATGACAATGATGGAATGAGAGCTGGATTCGCCATGCAATTTCTTGCAATGTCGGATAAACTGAAAGAGATTTTACCCAGTTTAGACATACCTATCTTTGCAGCACATTCAGAAGCTGATGGACTATGTGACATTGGTGGAACAAAACTTTTAATGGAAGTCTGTAACAGCAAGGATAAAACATTCAAG aTTTACAAGGATTGCATGCATATGTTAGAGCATGAAACACCGGAATTTGTTGAGGAATACTTCGCTGAAGTTTTGAAATGGATAAAGGAGAGAATATGA